One window from the genome of Sulfodiicoccus acidiphilus encodes:
- a CDS encoding FKBP-type peptidyl-prolyl cis-trans isomerase, whose product MFKDGDFIYIDYTLKIKDNGKVVDTTIEEEAKKNEIYESDKKYSPQLVILGEHRVIKGLEEGLYNLNVGDEVELEVPPEKGFGERDPGKVRVVPLSELRRQKVDPYPNMLLRMADGGYATVKSVSGGRVVLDLNHPYAGKSLVYKVKVVRAIEDKAEKVKALLARWFGLEAPEKFSLDLTENSLKVNVPLEYVLVEDLGLMMRMFAKDVLTFIGQEMVVEFTEKFDKSILSSK is encoded by the coding sequence TTGTTCAAGGACGGAGATTTCATTTATATAGATTATACTTTGAAGATCAAGGACAACGGAAAGGTGGTTGACACTACTATTGAAGAGGAAGCTAAGAAGAACGAGATATACGAATCTGACAAGAAGTACTCCCCCCAGCTCGTTATACTAGGTGAACATAGGGTAATAAAGGGGTTAGAGGAAGGACTCTATAACCTTAACGTGGGGGACGAGGTTGAGTTAGAAGTCCCTCCAGAGAAAGGCTTCGGGGAGAGGGACCCTGGAAAGGTGAGGGTGGTCCCCCTTAGTGAGTTGAGGAGGCAAAAGGTGGATCCCTATCCTAACATGCTCCTTAGAATGGCAGACGGGGGGTACGCCACAGTCAAGAGCGTGAGTGGAGGAAGAGTTGTCCTAGATCTTAACCACCCTTATGCTGGGAAATCCTTAGTGTATAAGGTCAAGGTTGTGCGAGCCATCGAAGACAAGGCCGAGAAAGTGAAGGCACTACTCGCTAGATGGTTCGGCCTCGAGGCACCAGAGAAATTCAGTTTAGACTTGACAGAGAATTCGCTTAAAGTTAACGTTCCACTGGAGTACGTGTTAGTCGAAGACTTAGGACTAATGATGAGGATGTTCGCTAAGGACGTGCTCACTTTTATAGGACAGGAGATGGTAGTGGAGTTCACTGAAAAGTTCGATAAGTCGATTCTATCCTCGAAGTGA